The sequence CTCTGACAGGGGGGCCTCCCGCAGGAACGCGATCACGGCCGGGTTCGAGGACTGCAGCTCGGTGTAGGACCCCAGTCCGAAGGCAGGATTCTGCTTGCGGATCTCGATCATGCGGCGGGTCCAGTGCAGCAGGCTGGACGGCGAGGACATGGAGGCCTCGACGTTGGTGACCTGGTAGCCGTAGACCGGGTCCATGATGGTGGGCAGGAACAGCCGACCGGGGTCGGAGGAGGAGAAGCCCGCGTTGCGGTCCGGCGTCCATTGCATGGGGGTGCGGACGGCGTCGCGGTCGCCGAGCCAGATGTTGTCGCCCATGCCGATCTCGTCGCCGTAGTAGAGGATCGGCGAGCCGGGCAGGGACAGCAGCAGGGCGGTGAACAGCTCGATCTGGTTGCGGTCGTTGTCGAGCAGGGGTGCCAGGCGGCGGCGGATGCCGATGTTGGCGCGCATCCGCGGGTCCTTGGCGTATTCGGCCCACATGTAGTCGCGTTCCTCGTCGGTGACCATTTCGAGGGTCAGCTCGTCGTGGTTGCGCAGGAAGATGCCCCACTGGCAGCCCGAGGGGATGGCCGGGGTCTTGGCCAGGATCTCGGAGACGGGGTAGCGGGACTCGCGGCGTACGGCCATGAAGATGCGCGGCATGACGGGGAAGTGGAACGCCATGTGGCACTCGTCGCCGCCGGAGGCGTAGTCGCCGAAGTAGTCGACCACGTCCTCCGGCCACTGGTTCGCCTCCGCCAGCAGCACGGTGTCCGGGTACTGGGTGTCGATCTCCTTGCGCACCCGCTTCAGGAACTGGTGGGTCGCCGGCAGGTTCTCGCAGTTCGTGCCCTCCTGCTGGTACAGGTACGGCACGGCGTCCAGGCGGAACCCGTCGATGCCCAGGTCGAGCCAGAACTTCAGCGCGGAGATCATCTCCTCCTGCACCGCCGGGTTCTCGTAGTTGAGGTCCGGCTGGTGCGAGAAGAAGCGGTGCCAGTAGTACTGCTTGCGTACGGGGTCGTACGTCCAGTTGGAGGCCTCGGTGTCGACGAAGATGATCCGGGCGTCCTGGAACTGCTTGTCGTCCTCGGCCCAGACGTAGTAGTCCCCGTACGGTCCGTCCGGATCCCGCCTGGACTCCTGGAACCACGGGTGCTGGTCGCTGGTGTGGTTCATGACGAAGTCGATGATGACGCGCATGCCGCGCTGGTGGGCGGCGTCGACGAACTCCACGAAGTCGGCCAGGTCACCGAATTCGGGGAGCACGGCGGTGTAGTCGGAGACGTCGTAACCGCCGTCACGCAAGGGGGACTTGAAGAAGGGCGGCAGCCAGAGGCAGTCGACGCCGAGCCATTGCAGGTAGTCGAGCTTGGCGGTCAGACCCTTCAGGTCGCCGATGCCGTCGCCGTCGCTGTCCTGGAAGGAGCGGACGAGTACCTCGTAGAAGACGGCGCGTTTGAACCACTCCGGGTCCCGGTCCCCCGCGGGAGTGTCCTCGAAGGTGTCCGGGACGGGCTCGTTGACGATCATATTGTGGGTGACCCTCCGATCTGCGGGGTGGACGGTCGCAGAACCGAGAAGACATGCGCGGGCCTATGGCCCGGTTCGAGGCGCACATAGTTGGCCCTGCCCCAGTGATAGGTCTCGCCGGTGAGCAGATCGCGCACCGGCACCGACTCGTGCCAGTTCAGGCCGAGTTGCGGCATGTCCAACGAGACCGTGGCCTCCTGGGTGTGGTGGGGGTCGAGGTTGGCGACCACCAGAACCGTGTTCGATCCGCTCCGCTTCGAGTAGGCGATCACCGCGTCCTGGTCGGCGTGGTGGAAGTGGAGATCGCGCAGTTGGCGCAGTGCGGGGTGTTCCCGGCGGATGGTGTTGAGGGTGGTGATGAGGGGGGCGATGGTGCGGCCCTCGCGGGCCGCGGCCTGCCAGTCGCGGGATGTGAGCTGGTACTTCTCGGAGTCGAGGTATTCCTCGCCGCCCTCGCGCAGGGGGGTGTTCTCGCACAGTTCGTAGCCGCTGTAGATGCCCCAGGTGGGGGAGAGGGTGGCGGCGAGGACGGCGCGGACCTCGAAGGCGGGCCGGTGGCCGTGCTGGAGGTAGGCGTGCAGGATGTCGGGGGTGTTGGCGAAGAAGTTCGGCCGCATGTAGGAGGACGTCTCGCCCGACAGCTCGGTCAGGTACTCGGTCAGTTCCTGCTTGCCGTTGCGCCAGGTGAAGTAGGTGTAGGACTGCTGGAAGCCGATCTGGGCCAGGGTGCGCATCATGGCGGGGCGGGTGAAGGCCTCGGCCAGGAAGATCACGTCCGGGTCCTGGTGGTTGATCTCGGCGATGACCCGTTCCCAGAACATGACCGGTTTGGTGTGCGGGTTGTCGACGCGGAAGATCCGTACCCCGTGGTCCATCCAGTGCCGCAGGATCCTGACGGTCTCCGCGGTCAGGCCGTCGAGGTCGGCGTCGAAGGCGATGGGGTAGATGTCCTGGTACTTCTTCGGGGGGTTCTCGGCGTGGGCGATGGTGCCGTCGGGGCGGTGGTGGAACCACTCCGGGTGTTTGTGGACCCAGGGGTGGTCCGGTGAGCACTGCAGCGCGAAGTCCAGTGCGACCTCCAGGCCCAGTTCCCGGGCGTGGGTCACGAAGTGGTCGAAGTCCTCGAGGGTGCCGAGGCCGGGGTGGACGGCGTCGTGGCCGCCTTCGGGGGAGCCGATCGCCCAGGGCACGCCGACGTCCTCGGCGGTGGCGGTGAGGGTGTTGTTGCGGCCTTTGCGGTGGGTGGTGCCGATGGGGTGGACGGGTGGGAGGTAGACGACGTCGAAGCCCATGTCGGCGATGGCCGGCAGCCGGCGGGCGGCGGTGCGGAAGGTGCCGTGGGGTTGTTCGGGTGTGCCTTCGGAGCGGGGGAAGAACTCGTACCAGGAGCCGTACAGGGCTCGTTCGCGCTCGACGAGCAGGGGCAGCGGGTCGGAGGCGGTGACCAGCTCCCGCAGCGGGTGGCGCGAGAGCACCGCGTCCACCTCCGGGGACAACGCGGCCGCGAGCCGCCACGGGGCCGGGCGGTCCTCGTCCCGCAGCACGGCGGCGGTCTCCAGCACGATGGGCCGCTGCTCCTCGGGGACCCCGGCGGCCGCCCGCTCGTACAGCAGTGCGCCCTCCGCCAGGACCAGACCGGTGTCGATGCCCGCCGGGATCTTGATCTGCGCAAGGTGCCGCCAGGTGGCGACCGGATCCGACCAGGCCTCCACCGTGTAGGTCCACCGGCCCGTCTCGCCGGCCGTGACGGTGGCGCCCCAGCGGTCGGTGCCCGGGGCGAGTTCGCGCATCGGCGTCCAGGGGCCCGGCCGGCCCCGCGGATCCCGCAGCACGACGTTCGCGGCGACCGCGTCGTGGCCCTCCCGGAAGACGGTGGCCGACACCTCGAACGACTCGCCCGGCACGGCCTTGGCGGGCCTGCGCCCGTGCTGGACCACGGGGCGCACGTCGAGGACGGGGATACGGCCGACGCTCGTGGCTTCGGCCGGGGCGGGGCGCGGGCCGGGCGGCGCCGGATCGCGGAGGTTCTCCGCCGGCGTTCCCGTTTTCTTACCCGAACTTTTCTTTCCGGCGCTCCTGCTGGCCGCCGGTGGAGCTGACGAGTGGTGGTGCGTGGCGGGCATGACCGCTCCTGTCCGCTTCAACGTGGGTGTGGGCGGAGGGATATGGGGAGGTGGGTCCTGCGGTTGAGCTGTGGTGCTGCTGTGCGTACCGGAGGAGCCTTCCCACCCTATTCGGGTGGGCAATCCGGCACTTTGTTAACTACTCACGCGTATGTCTACGCACAAGACCGGCCCACTTTTCCAGGTGCCCGCAGACCGCGTCCGCACGCCCCGGTGCCGCCTGCGGCGTGCTCCCGCCGCGCCCCGACACCCGCCCCGGTACGTCCCCACCGACGCTCCGGTAACCACTACCGTCGACACTGACGACGAGACGTACAGCGCCGTGCGTCTCCCCCCGCGACGCGTCCGAGGTGGAATGTGAAGGCGATCCGTCGGTTCACCGTCCGTCCCGTTCTCCCCGAACCCCTC is a genomic window of Streptomyces griseochromogenes containing:
- the treS gene encoding maltose alpha-D-glucosyltransferase → MIVNEPVPDTFEDTPAGDRDPEWFKRAVFYEVLVRSFQDSDGDGIGDLKGLTAKLDYLQWLGVDCLWLPPFFKSPLRDGGYDVSDYTAVLPEFGDLADFVEFVDAAHQRGMRVIIDFVMNHTSDQHPWFQESRRDPDGPYGDYYVWAEDDKQFQDARIIFVDTEASNWTYDPVRKQYYWHRFFSHQPDLNYENPAVQEEMISALKFWLDLGIDGFRLDAVPYLYQQEGTNCENLPATHQFLKRVRKEIDTQYPDTVLLAEANQWPEDVVDYFGDYASGGDECHMAFHFPVMPRIFMAVRRESRYPVSEILAKTPAIPSGCQWGIFLRNHDELTLEMVTDEERDYMWAEYAKDPRMRANIGIRRRLAPLLDNDRNQIELFTALLLSLPGSPILYYGDEIGMGDNIWLGDRDAVRTPMQWTPDRNAGFSSSDPGRLFLPTIMDPVYGYQVTNVEASMSSPSSLLHWTRRMIEIRKQNPAFGLGSYTELQSSNPAVIAFLREAPLSEEGRDDIVLCVHNFSRFAQPTELDLRRFTGRHPIELFGGVRFPAIGELPYLLTLAGHGFYWFRLRRDAV
- a CDS encoding alpha-1,4-glucan--maltose-1-phosphate maltosyltransferase, which encodes MPATHHHSSAPPAASRSAGKKSSGKKTGTPAENLRDPAPPGPRPAPAEATSVGRIPVLDVRPVVQHGRRPAKAVPGESFEVSATVFREGHDAVAANVVLRDPRGRPGPWTPMRELAPGTDRWGATVTAGETGRWTYTVEAWSDPVATWRHLAQIKIPAGIDTGLVLAEGALLYERAAAGVPEEQRPIVLETAAVLRDEDRPAPWRLAAALSPEVDAVLSRHPLRELVTASDPLPLLVERERALYGSWYEFFPRSEGTPEQPHGTFRTAARRLPAIADMGFDVVYLPPVHPIGTTHRKGRNNTLTATAEDVGVPWAIGSPEGGHDAVHPGLGTLEDFDHFVTHARELGLEVALDFALQCSPDHPWVHKHPEWFHHRPDGTIAHAENPPKKYQDIYPIAFDADLDGLTAETVRILRHWMDHGVRIFRVDNPHTKPVMFWERVIAEINHQDPDVIFLAEAFTRPAMMRTLAQIGFQQSYTYFTWRNGKQELTEYLTELSGETSSYMRPNFFANTPDILHAYLQHGHRPAFEVRAVLAATLSPTWGIYSGYELCENTPLREGGEEYLDSEKYQLTSRDWQAAAREGRTIAPLITTLNTIRREHPALRQLRDLHFHHADQDAVIAYSKRSGSNTVLVVANLDPHHTQEATVSLDMPQLGLNWHESVPVRDLLTGETYHWGRANYVRLEPGHRPAHVFSVLRPSTPQIGGSPTI